One genomic segment of Thermodesulfatator atlanticus DSM 21156 includes these proteins:
- a CDS encoding bacteriohemerythrin, whose protein sequence is MEYILWKPCYCIGHQKIDGQHKQLVELLNVLIQKVCGSCPKSVIDAALTELINYAENHFRDEESIMESIGYPEFLEHQREHERLVMEVFAFKEKFDHGEVGKFELLEFVRDWLLNHVLDVDLKLKKYVRS, encoded by the coding sequence ATGGAATATATCCTTTGGAAACCTTGTTATTGTATTGGCCATCAGAAGATCGACGGTCAGCACAAACAACTGGTTGAATTGCTTAACGTTCTTATCCAAAAGGTCTGTGGGTCCTGTCCTAAATCCGTTATCGATGCGGCTTTGACTGAGCTCATTAATTATGCAGAGAATCATTTTCGCGACGAAGAAAGCATAATGGAATCTATCGGTTACCCTGAGTTTTTAGAACATCAGCGCGAACACGAGCGTCTGGTAATGGAAGTTTTTGCCTTTAAGGAAAAATTTGACCACGGAGAGGTAGGAAAATTCGAATTACTTGAGTTTGTGCGGGACTGGCTGCTCAATCACGTATTAGATGTTGATCTCAAGCTTAAGAAATACGTAAGGTCTTGA